A genomic window from Salvia hispanica cultivar TCC Black 2014 chromosome 5, UniMelb_Shisp_WGS_1.0, whole genome shotgun sequence includes:
- the LOC125191279 gene encoding protein PLANT CADMIUM RESISTANCE 7-like, whose protein sequence is MGRTTGTPPPPPEEDLYKPPPGYQPPPAFTKPTTNGYEKPVAAQAFPPPQDLTPESFPPNQNIPTPAPFNPPPLHGVQVGIVAKENQPWKSNLFDCMKDPQNAIITLCFPCVTFGQIAEILDNGSTSCATSGILYSCFACCLGVPCLISCGYRSKLRAKFGLVESPAPDCLIHCFCEYCSLCQEYRELKDRGFDPSIGHAGNEARQRRQQFGVTPPMQQRMM, encoded by the exons atggGGCGCACCACCGGCACTCCTCCTCCGCCACCTGAAGAAGACCTTTACAAACCGCCTCCCGGCTACCAACCTCCTCCTGCATTCACCAAGCCGACAACTAACGGTTATGAGAAGCCGGTGGCCGCACAAGCCTTCCCTCCTCCTCAAGACCTAACACCAGAATCTTTCCctccaaatcaaaatattccaaCGCCGGCTCCTTTTAATCCTCCTCCTCTCCATGGGGTACAAGTGGGAATTGTAGCTAAGGAAAATCAGCCGTGGAAGTCTAATCTTTTCGATTGCATGAAAGATCCCCAAAACG CTATCATAACCCTATGTTTCCCGTGCGTGACATTCGGGCAGATCGCTGAAATTTTGGACAACGGAAGCACAT CATGTGCGACAAGTGGAATACTGTACTCGTGCTTCGCGTGCTGCTTAGGAGTACCGTGCCTGATATCATGCGGGTATCGGAGCAAGTTGAGAGCTAAGTTTGGGCTGGTTGAGTCCCCTGCGCCAGATTGCCTCATTCATTGCTTTTGCGAGTACTGCTCCCTCTGTCAAGAATATAGAGAGCTCAAAGACAGAGGCTTCGACCCTTCTATTG GACATGCGGGAAATGAGGCAAGGCAAAGGCGGCAGCAATTTGGAGTGACTCCTCCAATGCAGCAAAGGATGATGTGA
- the LOC125186609 gene encoding uncharacterized protein LOC125186609, whose amino-acid sequence MTGPITESNNFGVKPAAIMMIQREQFAGLSRDEEPHVHLAHFSRLCGTIKLRLFPFSLKDEARNWFYSLETGTISTWDEMACAFLDKYYPLAKASKLWADIWRFRQMEDEGLYEAWERFNGMLRKCPTHGLDESDKITAFYYGCNYDTKQWLDCAAGGSVMKKTCGEATKVIENMAASSYR is encoded by the exons ATGACTGGTCCGATAACAGAATCCAACAATTTTGGGGTGAAGCCGGCTGCGATAATGATGATCCAACGCGAACAATTCGCCGGCCTCTCGAGAGACGAGGAGCCACATGTGCACCTTGCTCATTTTTCCAGGCTCTGTGGGA CCATCAAGCTCAGGCtctttcccttttctctcAAAGACGAGGCCAGGAATTGGTTCTACTCATTGGAAACTGGAACCATTTCCACTTGGGACGAAATGGCGTGCGCCTTCCTCGACAAGTACTACCCTTTGGCTAAAGCCTCGAAGCTGTGGGCGGATATTTGGAGGTTCCGACAAATGGAGGACGAGGGACTCTACGAGGCTTGGGAGAGATTCAACGGGATGCTGAGAAAGTGCCCTACTCACGGTCTTGATGAAAGCGACAAAATTACCGCATTTTATTATGGATGCAACTATGATACCAAACAGTGGCTGGATTGTGCGGCGGGTGGATCAGTGATGAAGAAGACTTGTGGAGAAGCCACAAAAGTTATTGAGAACATGGCTGCTAGTTCGTATCGATGA
- the LOC125189104 gene encoding uncharacterized protein LOC125189104, with translation MAMVNKTRNMLEGLVKEGSFKWLTKRQSAFDEDIEDMERSPTAGKNWLPELSLTANVVVRRCSKILGLSLSQLRENFNAEVSDFLKHQSSFARNFLEYCCFLALAWSIHVNGYLDDKKFRRLTFDMMVAWEFPEASSEPYLHADDDVTVGVEAFSRIAPAVPVVADVVVSDKIFEVLAGSSSNRLRFSVYDKYLIRLERAIRRLQSQSESSLLSSIRAGRREKILEVDGTVTTQPVLEHVGTSAWPGRLTLTDHALYFEALFVVSYDKAKSYDLADDLQQVVKPELTGPWGTRLFDKAVFYKSSVLSEPVVVEFPELKGHTRRDYWLAVIREVLYAHRFVLKFRISGLEREEVLLKAIFGIMRVQALKEMSFTQPLCFDALLMFNVCDQLPLGDLILEELVNTLASGKMDKKNAGTPGNGVYSSSALSIASNLGFSIGKSWGLVNGSGPVVGEITVGEMTPLEKAVKEARCSYENVVLAQATVDGVKVDGIDTNLAVMKEVLSPMTEIWSWLVFLFSWEEPSKSLAFCLVFTCIICKGWMSYALATLFIFFAVFMLLTRYLGQGMPIDELKVTAPPPMNTMEQLLAVQNSISQAEELIQDGNILLLKCRALLLSIFPQATERVAIAFLVLALLLALLPVRYIFLLVFLETFTRYSPIRRPSTERWMRRLRDWWFSIPAAPVILERVNQDKKKR, from the exons ATGGCTATGGTGAACAAAACCCGAAATATGTTGGAGGGTTTAGTGAAAGAAGGGTCATTTAAGTGGCTGACTAAAAGGCAAAGTGCCTTCGATGAAGACATTGAGGATATGGAGCGGTCTCCAACGGCTGGGAAAAATTGGCTCCCTGAGCTCTCCCTTACGGCAAATGTTGTCGTCCGCAGATGCTCCAA AATCCTTGGCCTTTCTTTGAGCCAACTTCGAGAAAACTTCAATGCAGAGGTTTCAGATTTTTTAAAGCATCAGTCAAGCTTTGCAAGGAACTTTTTGGAATACTGTTGCTTCTTGGCTCTTGCTTGGTCAATACATGTAAATGGTTATTTGGACGACAAGAAATTTCGACGTCTCACATTTGATATGATGGTTGCTTGGGAGTTTCCTGAGGCTTCCAGTGAACCATATCTGCAT GCAGATGATGATGTCACAGTTGGGGTTGAGGCTTTTTCTAGGATTGCTCCAGCAGTTCCCGTTGTTGCTGATGTGGTTGTAAGTGATAAAATTTTTGAGGTGCTTGCCGGTTCGTCTAGTAATCGACTTCGTTTCTCAGTTTATGATAAGTACCTCATTCGGTTAGAAAG GGCAATAAGAAGGTTGCAGTCCCAATCTGAGTCATCTCTCCTTTCTTCCATACGTGCTGGAAGAAGGGAAAAAATCCTAGAAGTTGATGGAACAGTTACAACTCAGCCTGTTCTTGAGCATGTGGGTACTTCAGCATGGCCTG GCCGGTTGACTTTGACTGACCATGCTCTATACTTTGAAGCTCTTTTTGTTGTCTCTTATGATAAAGCAAAGTCATACGACCTTGCTGATGATTTGCAGCAAGTTGTTAAACCTGAGCTTACAGGGCCGTGGGGGACCAGGCTTTTTGACAAGGCGGTCTTCTACAAATCAAGTGTGCT ATCAGAACCTGTTGTAGTGGAGTTTCCAGAGCTTAAAGGTCACACACGTCGTGACTATTGGTTAGCTGTTATTCGTGAGGTTCTCTATGCCCATAGATTTGTGTTGAAGTTCCGGATCAGTGGCCTCGAGCGAGAAGAAGTGCTTCTGAAAGCTATATTTGGAATTATGCGAGTTCAAGCCCTTAAAGAAATGAGTTTCACACAGCCTCTTTGCTTCGATGCTCTTCTTATGTTCAATGTGTGTGATCAGCTTCCACTTGGTGACCTGATTCTTGAAGAACTTGTGAACACATTGGCCAGTGGTAAGATGGATAAAAAGAATGCAGGGACACCTGGAAATGGGGTTTACTCAAGCTCTGCTTTATCTATTGCTTCTAATTTGGGGTTTTCTATTGGGAAAAGCTGGGGATTGGTTAATGGTAGTGGACCAGTGGTTGGCGAAATTACTGTTGGGGAGATGACGCCTTTGGAAAAAGCTGTTAAAGAAGCTAGATGTAGCTATGAGAATGTAGTGCTTGCTCAAGCTACAGTTGATGGAGTTAAAGTTGACGGGATCGACACCAACTTAGCTGTGATGAAG GAAGTACTTTCTCCCATGACAGAAATTTGGAGTTGGCTTGTTTTCTTGTTCTCCTGGGAAGAACCTTCCAAATCTCTGGCCTTCTGTTTGGTCTTCACCTGTATTATCTGCAA AGGGTGGATGAGCTATGCTTTGGCAACATTGTTCATCTTTTTTGCAGTATTCATGTTGCTCACACGGTATCTTGGGCAAGGAATGCCTATTGATGAACTGAAGGTAACAGCTCCACCTCCAATGAATACGATGGAACAGCTTCTGGCTGTGCAGAATAGTATTTCCCAAGCTGAAGAGCTAATACAGGATGGAAATATACTTCTATTGAAATGCCGTGCCTTACTACTGTCCATATTCCCACag GCTACTGAGAGAGTTGCTATCGCATTTCTGGTTCTGGCCTTGCTTCTTGCTCTTTTACCTGTTCGATATATTTTCCTGTTGGTTTTCTTGGAGACATTTACGCGATATTCACCGATCAGAAGACCGAGCACGGAAAGATGGATGAGAAGGTTAAGGGATTGGTGGTTTAGCATACCTGCCGCCCCTGTAATTTTGGAACGAGTCAACcaagataagaaaaaaaggtGA
- the LOC125189445 gene encoding protein FAR1-RELATED SEQUENCE 5-like: MSKVGSSNELKSLFWCDAISKRNYQLYCDVVSFDSTYNTNRYCMIFYPFTGKDNHGKPVTFGAALLSNETTESYSWLFKHFVESVDQAPKMIVTDQDRGMRAAIRDVLVDTKHRWCIWHIMLKLTDKIPRRSLETEELKKEISACVWSEVLEPEEFEDSWMGIMERYELLHVEWFVTMFDNREMWVLVYFRDFPMGSLIRTTSIFESENSFYKTFTRRRSNLVEFIMNFDHALAAQRNSSSKLDYMDSTIIPPFSSQLVLEKHVVTKYTDHMFKRVQREIVDALHHCSTDGLLKDDLLEISTIKDKFLNVIPDKYFHVRWLKTALADVIRGPARSLGDPEILSDPN, encoded by the exons ATGTCCAAG GTTGGGAGTTCAAATGAGTTGAAATCGCTTTTCTGGTGTGATGCAATATCTAAGCGGAATTATCAACTGTATTGTGATGTTGTCTCCTTCGACTCCACATACAATACCAATAG GTATTGCATGATATTCTATCCCTTCACGGGCAAGGACAACCATGGAAAGCCAGTCACATTTGGAGCTGCACTCTTATCCAATGAGACCACAGAATCTTATTCATGGCTCTTCAAGCATTTTGTGGAATCCGTGGATCAAGCTCCTAAGATGATTGTTACTGACCAAGATAGAGGTATGAGAGCTGCTATTCGTGATGTTTTGGTGGATACAAAGCATAGATGGTGCATATGGCACATTATGCTTAAACTTACCGACAAAATTCCAAGGAGATCTCTAGAAACTGAAGAGTTGAAAAAAGAGATCAGTGCTTGTGTGTGGTCTGAGGTACTAGAGCCGGAAGAGTTTGAAGATTCATGGATGGGGATAATGGAGCGTTATGAGCTTCTTCATGTCGAGTGGTTTGTAACAATGTTTGACAATAGAGAGATGTGGGTCCTTGTCTATTTTAGAGACTTTCCCATGGGGTCTCTTATTAGGACGACGTCTATTTTCGAGTCTGAGAATAGCTTCTATAAAACATTCACAAGACGTCGCTCCAATCTAGTTGAGTTCatcatgaattttgatcaTGCATTGGCTGCACAAAGAAATTCTAGCTCGAAGTTAGATTATATGGATTCAACAATTATACCACCATTCTCCAGTCAGTTGGTATTGGAAAAACATGTTGTGACAAAGTACACTGATCACATGTTCAAGAGAGTGCAACGTGAGATAGTGGACGCATTGCACCATTGTAGCACTGATGGTTTGTTGAAAGATGATCTGTTAGAGATCTCCACAATAAAGGACAA GTTTTTGAATGTTATACCTGATAAGTACTTCCATGTGAGGTGGTTGAAGACTGCCTTAGCTGATGTTATTCGTGGACCAGCTCGAAGTTTGGGAGATCCTGAAATTCTATCAGATCCAAACTAG
- the LOC125186072 gene encoding transcription factor CYCLOIDEA-like — MLSSNSSSCCNHNPNYTPFSENDITSQNPNFLFGLIPNSPNIYFDDFQLILDHNNYIATTPPPAPVPAAAPPSSKKDRHSKINTARGPRDRRMRLSLDIARRFFDLQDLLGFDKASKTVDWLLRSSSSAIRELAKGSTLSESCTSEEAVSSAGKGRRGRRGKSRVVVVQQQKRATVARESRRKARERARERTSQKRRLMRESDVRVYNSDEAGGTTQGGGLGLSPWNSFPLNETDHAAFFHQIDELQFNGKPWEDYSFNMSV, encoded by the exons ATGCTCTCCTCCAACAGCAGCAGTTGTTGCAATCACAACCCTAATTACACACCCTTCTCCGAAAATGACATCACCtcccaaaaccctaatttcctCTTCGGATTAATCCCCAATTCCCCCAATATCTACTTCGACGATTTCCAATTAATCCTCGACCACAACAACTACATAGCCACCACACCGCCCCCGGCGCCCGTCCCGGCCGCGGCCCCGCCTTCTTCGAAGAAGGACAGGCACAGCAAGATCAACACTGCCCGCGGGCCGAGGGACAGGCGGATGCGTCTGTCCCTCGATATCGCGAGGAGATTCTTCGATCTGCAGGACTTGCTGGGCTTCGACAAGGCCAGCAAGACCGTGGACTGGCTGCTGCGCAGCTCCAGCTCGGCCATCCGCGAGCTGGCGAAGGGGTCGACGCTGAGCGAGTCGTGCACGTCGGAGGAGGCGGTGTCGTCGGCGGGGAAGGGGAGGAGGGGGAGGAGGGGGAAGAGTAGGGTGGTGGTGGTGCAGCAGCAGAAGAGGGCGACTGTGGCGAGGGAGTCGAGGAGGAAGGCCAGAGAGAGGGCTAGAGAGAGAACCAGTCAAAAAAGACGGCTGatgagagagagtgatgtCCGAGTGTACAACTCGGATGAAGCAGGAGGTACAACTCAAGGAGGGGGTTTGGGTTTGAGCCCTTGGAATTCATTTCCTCTAAATGAAACTGATCATGCTGCCTTCTTTCACCAg ATTGATGAGTTACAGTTCAATGGCAAGCCATGGGAAGACTACAGCTTCAATATGTCTGTCTAA
- the LOC125189446 gene encoding uncharacterized protein LOC125189446, producing MNRGDYDLSTSDGCRRALTRVLFDAVNSRGGMLVTNAAGAGSGGGAGPSPDTTSDVCPARARRSPRTYVRTDYFAENPRWGPNVFHRRFRMSRDLFPRIVHTLEGRDEYFQYREDGIGRPGLMPLQKCTVETRQLAYGTTTDMFDEYLHVGETTGPECLKTFCKLVVEAFGDTYLRRPTADDCQRPMRMNETVHGFPGMLGSIDSGSNNDINVLNLSTLFADQCMGRGPAIEFTANGRRHHMSCPIGERRVLFAAKQESARKDVERAFGVLQSRWAIVKGPTRFWYKEVIADVMCACIIMHNMIVEQEVGRVTDWVDDEAGPSSSTATPPVTRGLPMGFGEVLQRQSSMRSQQDHTQLMTDMIEEVWNRNRR from the exons ATGAATCGCGGCGACTATGATTTGAGTACATCAGATGGCTGCAGACGGGCCTTGACTCGAGTCTTGTTCGATGCCGTTAATAGCCGCGGCGGAATGCTTGTCACAAATGCAGCGGGAGCAGGCAGCGGCGGTGGCGCGGGTCCCTCGCCCGATACGACATCAGACGTATGTCCCGCGCGAGCACGGCGTAGCCCACGAACGTATGTTCGCACAGATTATTTTGCTGAGAATCCAAGGTGGGGCCCGAATGTTTTTCATCGCCGTTTTAGAATGAGCCGAGATCTTTTTCCCCGCATTGTGCACACGTTGGAGGGACGTGATGAGTACTTCCAGTATCGGGAAGACGGGATCGGCAGACCCGGACTTATGCCGTTGCAGAAGTGCACGGTTGAGACCCGccagttggcctacggcacAACAacggatatgttcgacgagtaccttcacGTCGGGGAGACAACTGGCCCCGAATGTCTCAAGACTTTTTGTAAGTTAGTTGTGGAGGCTTTTGGCGACACATATTTGCGACGCCCGACTGCTGATGATTGCCAGAGGCCGATGAGGATGAACGAGACGGTGCACGGCTTCCCCGGGATGCTAGGGAGCATCGACT ccgggtcgaacaacgacatcaacgtcctcaacttgTCCACCCTCTTTGCGGATCAGTGCATGGGTCGCGGACCGGCCATCGAGTTCACTGCCAACGGCCGCAGACATCATATGAG CTGCCCAATTGGTGAGAGGAGAGTCTTGTTTGCGGCAAAGCAGGAGTCCGCgcggaaggatgtggagcgggcttttggggtgctccaatcgcggtgGGCAATCGTGAAAGGTCCGACGCGTTTCTGGTACAAGGAAGTCATCGCCGACGTCATGTgtgcgtgcatcatcatgcataacatgatagtcgaacaagAAGTTGGACGTGTCACCGATTGGGTGGATGATGAAGCCGGACCTAGCTCCAGCACGGCGACCCCGCCTGTCACTCGAGGATTACCGATGGGCTTCGGTGAGGTTCTACAGCGACAGAGCTCAATGCGCAGCCAACAAGACCATACTCAGCTCATGaccgacatgattgaagaagtttggaaccGCAACCGCCGTTGA